One Apodemus sylvaticus chromosome 14, mApoSyl1.1, whole genome shotgun sequence DNA window includes the following coding sequences:
- the H1-5 gene encoding histone H1.5, which translates to MSETAPAETAAPAPVEKSPAKKKTAKKAGAAKRKATGPPVSELITKAVSASKERGGVSLPALKKALAAGGYDVEKNNSRIKLGLRSLVSKGTLVQTKGTGASGSFKLNKKVASGEAKPKAKKAGAAKAKKPAGATPKKPKKAAGAKKTVKKTPKKAKKPAAAGVKKVAKSPKKAKSPAKPKKAAKSPAKPKAVKSKASKPKVAKPKTAKPKAAKAKKAVSKKK; encoded by the coding sequence ATGTCTGAAACTGCTCCCGCTGAGACTGCGGCTCCGGCTCCTGTAGAGAAGTCTCCCGCCAAGAAGAAGACTGCAAAAAAGGCCGGCGCAGCAAAGCGCAAGGCCACTGGCCCCCCGGTGTCCGAGCTCATAACTAAAGCTGTTTCTGCCTCTAAGGAGCGCGGCGGCGTGTCCCTCCCCGCCCTTAAGAAGGCGCTGGCTGCTGGTGGCTACGATGTGGAGAAGAACAACAGCCGCATCAAGCTTGGTCTCAGGAGTCTGGTGAGCAAGGGCACCCTGGTGCAGACCAAAGGTACTGGCGCCTCGGGGTCCTTCAAGCTTAACAAAAAGGTGGCTTCTGGAGAGGCCAAGCCCAAGGCTAAGAAGGCCGGGGCTGCCAAAGCCAAGAAGCCTGCAGGTGCCACCCCAAAAAAGCCTAAGAAGGCTGCGGGGGCAAAGAAGACGGTGAAGAAAACtccaaagaaagcaaagaagccTGCGGCGGCTGGAGTAAAAAAAGTTGCCAAGAGTCCTAAGAAAGCCAAGTCTCCTGCCAAGCCTAAAAAGGCAGCAAAGAGCCCGGCAAAGCCCAAAGCGGTGAAGTCTAAGGCATCCAAACCTAAGGTTGCCAAACCTAAGACAGCTAAGCCTAAAGCGGCCAAGGCAAAGAAGGCTGTTTCCAAGAAGAAGTAG